In Saccharothrix violaceirubra, the following are encoded in one genomic region:
- a CDS encoding MBL fold metallo-hydrolase codes for MDVLDDYTGHVAPDGPATRRTLADLTITKVSVGPMDNNAYLLVCRESGEALLIDAAADPARLSDLLGHSPDRPRLKTVVTTHRHADHWGALGAVAGAHGANTVAHPLDAEVLPVPPDHLATHGDTVQVGRVPLTVIHLRGHTPGSIALLYRDPSGHPHLFTGDSLFPGGVGKTGSPEDFHSLLDDVSSRIFDELPDETWFYPGHGDDSILGHERPHLDEWRSRGW; via the coding sequence GTGGACGTACTCGATGACTACACCGGCCACGTGGCGCCCGACGGCCCCGCGACCCGGCGCACGCTGGCGGACCTGACGATCACGAAGGTCTCCGTCGGCCCGATGGACAACAACGCCTACCTGCTGGTGTGCCGGGAGAGCGGCGAGGCCCTGCTGATCGACGCGGCGGCCGACCCGGCCCGGCTGTCGGACCTGCTGGGCCACTCCCCCGACCGACCGCGCCTGAAGACCGTAGTGACGACCCACCGCCACGCCGACCACTGGGGTGCGCTGGGGGCGGTCGCGGGTGCCCACGGGGCGAACACCGTGGCCCACCCCTTGGACGCCGAGGTGCTGCCCGTGCCGCCGGACCACCTGGCGACGCACGGCGACACCGTGCAGGTCGGCCGGGTGCCGCTGACCGTCATCCACCTGCGCGGCCACACGCCGGGCTCGATCGCCCTGCTCTACCGCGACCCGAGCGGCCACCCGCACCTGTTCACCGGCGATTCGCTGTTCCCGGGCGGCGTGGGGAAAACGGGGTCACCCGAGGACTTCCACTCGTTGCTCGACGACGTGTCGTCCCGGATCTTCGACGAACTCCCCGACGAGACCTGGTTCTACCCCGGTCATGGGGACGACTCCATCCTCGGGCATGAACGACCTCACCTGGATGAGTGGCGCTCGCGCGGCTGGTGA
- a CDS encoding acyltransferase family protein has translation MPKTRRINWDVLRILAVLAVLLQHATHAGPSVHRELGPPAFTFSLEMGASTLVVISAFFACAALAKGEPARFLRNRLARLLPAYVVAATCAYTVLRYVAPPGWSFLEPRDLLVNALMLQNWFPDVRLVDFSYWTLPVQVAGFVAGALLVGRVRGAGLPVLLWTLVVAPLVLRVWTVEPGFVRTFYDGFGAHRAQLFAAGVGIWLWSRDRITTRHLALLLPAVLVAQAVHSADVPSTLALGVMLVAVAACAAGPDWTVWPLTVLRRPVRWLAGISYGVYLVHQEIGYVVMAAVAGYGPWVELAAFLGTAVGLGWLLTRCVERPAHRALTASRPELAGLLLTAGLRAQSHFGSVGAVPFSSAPLWRPVSQPSTAAALPLTVRDSPALPEPNGQVR, from the coding sequence GTGCCGAAGACACGCCGGATCAACTGGGACGTCCTGCGCATCCTCGCCGTCCTGGCGGTACTCCTCCAACACGCCACCCACGCCGGGCCGTCGGTCCACCGCGAACTGGGACCGCCCGCGTTCACCTTCTCCCTGGAGATGGGTGCCAGCACGCTGGTCGTCATCTCCGCCTTCTTCGCCTGCGCCGCGTTGGCGAAAGGCGAACCCGCCCGCTTCCTGCGCAACCGCCTCGCCCGGTTGTTACCCGCCTACGTGGTGGCGGCGACCTGCGCCTACACCGTGCTGCGCTACGTCGCCCCGCCCGGCTGGAGCTTCCTCGAACCCCGGGACCTGCTGGTCAACGCCCTGATGTTGCAGAACTGGTTCCCCGACGTCCGACTGGTCGACTTCTCCTACTGGACCCTGCCGGTCCAGGTGGCCGGCTTCGTCGCGGGCGCCCTGCTCGTGGGCCGCGTGCGCGGCGCGGGACTGCCGGTGCTGTTGTGGACGCTCGTCGTCGCGCCGCTCGTCCTGCGCGTGTGGACGGTCGAACCCGGCTTCGTGCGCACGTTCTACGACGGCTTCGGCGCGCACCGCGCCCAGTTGTTCGCGGCCGGTGTCGGCATCTGGCTGTGGTCGCGCGACCGCATCACGACCCGGCACCTGGCCCTGCTGCTGCCCGCGGTCCTGGTCGCGCAGGCCGTGCACAGCGCCGACGTCCCGTCGACGCTGGCCCTGGGCGTGATGCTCGTGGCCGTCGCGGCGTGCGCCGCCGGACCGGACTGGACGGTGTGGCCGTTGACCGTCCTGCGCCGGCCGGTCCGGTGGCTGGCGGGCATCTCGTACGGGGTCTACCTCGTGCACCAGGAGATCGGCTACGTCGTCATGGCCGCCGTCGCCGGGTACGGGCCGTGGGTGGAACTGGCCGCGTTCCTGGGCACGGCCGTCGGCCTGGGCTGGCTGCTCACCCGCTGCGTCGAACGCCCCGCCCACCGCGCGCTCACCGCGAGCCGCCCGGAGTTGGCGGGGCTCCTGCTCACCGCCGGACTACGCGCTCAGAGCCACTTCGGCAGCGTCGGCGCGGTCCCGTTCAGCTCGGCGCCGCTGTGGCGGCCGGTCAGCCAGCCGAGCACGGCCGCCGCGCTGCCGCTGACGGTGCGTGATTCGCCGGCACTGCCCGAACCCAACGGCCAGGTCCGTTGA
- the uvrA gene encoding excinuclease ABC subunit UvrA, producing the protein MADRLVVRGAREHNLRGVDLDLPRDSLIVFTGLSGSGKSSLAFDTIFAEGQRRYVESLSAYARQFLGQMDKPDVDFIEGLSPAVSIDQKSTSRNPRSTVGTITEVYDYLRLLYARAGKPHCPTCGEAISRQTPQQIVDQVLAMASGTKFQVLAPVVRGRKGEYVDLFSSLQSQGYSRAKVDGTVYALADVPKLKKQEKHHVAVVIDRLTVKASAKQRLTDSVETALRLADGLVELEFVDVPEDDPGRVRGFSENLACPNGHALAIEDLEPRSFSFNSPYGACPTCTGIGVRKEVDPELVVPDDELSLADGAIAPWASGQTSEYFTRLLESLSTTIGFRMDAPWRTLPAKVQKAVLHGVPEQVNVRYKNRYGRERSYYANYEGVIPFLERRQEQTESEYMREKYEGYMREVPCPVCQGTRLKPEILAVTLHHGDKGDRSIAEVCAMSVAECSEFLDGLKLGKREAMIAGAVLKEIQARLHFLLDVGLNYLSLDRASGTLSGGEAQRIRLATQIGSGLVGVLYVLDEPSIGLHQRDNHRLIETLTRLRDLGNTLIVVEHDEDTIRTSDWVVDIGPGAGEHGGQVVHSGTYQQLLKSKTSITGQYLSGRKSIAMPEVRRPVDKKRQLTVVGAREHNLRGIDVSFPLGCLVSVTGVSGSGKSTLVNDILATVLANKLNGARQVPGRHTRIKGLEHVDKLVQVDQSPIGRTPRSNAATYTGVFDHIRKLFAATTEAKVRGYQPGRFSFNVKGGRCEACAGDGTIKIEMNFLPDVYVPCEVCKGARYNRETLEVHYKGKTISEVLDMPIEEAAGFFEPINAIHRHLRTLVDVGLGYVRLGQPAPTLSGGEAQRVKLASELQKRSTGKTVYILDEPTTGLHFEDIRKLLGVINGLVDKGNTVIVIEHNLDVIKTSDWLVDMGPEGGSGGGMVVAEGTPEDVAGVGSSHTGQFLREVLA; encoded by the coding sequence GTGGCAGACCGCCTTGTGGTGCGTGGGGCACGCGAGCACAACCTGCGGGGCGTCGACCTCGACCTGCCCAGGGACAGTCTCATCGTGTTCACCGGCCTGTCCGGGTCGGGCAAGTCGAGCCTGGCCTTCGACACGATCTTCGCCGAGGGTCAGCGCCGCTACGTCGAGTCGTTGTCGGCCTACGCGCGGCAGTTCCTCGGTCAGATGGACAAGCCCGACGTCGACTTCATCGAGGGCCTGTCGCCGGCCGTGTCGATCGACCAGAAGTCGACCAGCCGCAACCCGCGGTCGACCGTCGGCACGATCACCGAGGTCTACGACTACCTGCGCCTGCTCTACGCCCGCGCGGGCAAGCCGCACTGCCCCACGTGCGGCGAGGCGATCAGCCGGCAGACGCCGCAGCAGATCGTCGACCAGGTGCTGGCGATGGCGAGCGGCACGAAGTTCCAGGTGCTCGCGCCGGTCGTGCGCGGGCGCAAGGGCGAGTACGTCGACCTGTTCTCGTCGCTGCAGTCGCAGGGCTACTCGCGGGCCAAGGTCGACGGCACCGTGTACGCGCTCGCCGACGTGCCGAAGCTCAAGAAGCAGGAGAAGCACCACGTCGCCGTGGTGATCGACCGGCTGACCGTGAAGGCGTCGGCCAAGCAGCGGCTCACCGACTCGGTCGAGACCGCGCTGCGGCTGGCCGACGGGCTGGTCGAGCTGGAGTTCGTCGACGTGCCCGAGGACGACCCCGGCCGGGTGCGCGGGTTCTCCGAGAACCTGGCCTGCCCCAACGGCCACGCGCTGGCGATCGAGGACCTGGAGCCCCGGTCGTTCTCCTTCAACTCGCCGTACGGCGCGTGCCCCACGTGCACCGGCATCGGCGTGCGCAAGGAGGTCGACCCCGAGCTGGTCGTGCCCGACGACGAGCTGTCGCTGGCCGACGGCGCGATCGCGCCCTGGGCGTCGGGCCAGACCTCCGAGTACTTCACCCGGTTGTTGGAGTCGTTGTCGACCACGATCGGGTTCCGCATGGACGCACCGTGGCGGACGCTGCCGGCCAAGGTGCAGAAGGCCGTGCTGCACGGCGTGCCCGAGCAGGTGAACGTCCGCTACAAGAACCGGTACGGGCGCGAGCGGTCGTACTACGCGAACTACGAGGGCGTGATCCCGTTCCTGGAACGCCGCCAGGAGCAGACCGAGTCCGAGTACATGCGCGAGAAGTACGAGGGCTACATGCGCGAGGTGCCGTGCCCGGTGTGCCAGGGCACGCGCCTCAAGCCGGAGATCCTCGCGGTCACGCTGCACCACGGCGACAAGGGCGACCGGTCCATCGCCGAGGTCTGCGCGATGTCCGTGGCCGAGTGCTCGGAGTTCCTCGACGGGCTCAAGCTCGGCAAGCGCGAGGCCATGATCGCGGGCGCCGTGCTCAAGGAGATCCAGGCACGCCTGCACTTCCTGCTCGACGTCGGCCTGAACTACCTGTCGCTGGACCGCGCGTCCGGCACGCTGTCGGGCGGCGAGGCGCAGCGCATCCGGCTGGCGACGCAGATCGGCTCCGGCCTGGTGGGCGTGCTGTACGTGCTGGACGAGCCGTCGATCGGCCTGCACCAGCGCGACAACCACCGGCTGATCGAGACCCTGACCCGGCTGCGGGACCTGGGCAACACGCTGATCGTCGTCGAGCACGACGAGGACACCATCCGCACGTCGGACTGGGTCGTGGACATCGGTCCGGGCGCGGGCGAGCACGGCGGCCAGGTCGTGCACAGCGGCACGTACCAGCAGCTGCTCAAGTCCAAGACGTCGATCACCGGCCAGTACCTGTCGGGCCGCAAGTCCATCGCCATGCCCGAGGTCCGCCGCCCGGTGGACAAGAAGCGGCAGCTCACGGTCGTCGGCGCGCGGGAGCACAACCTGCGCGGCATCGACGTGTCGTTCCCGCTGGGCTGCCTGGTGTCGGTGACGGGCGTGTCCGGGTCGGGCAAGTCGACGCTGGTCAACGACATCCTCGCGACCGTGCTGGCGAACAAGCTCAACGGCGCGCGCCAGGTGCCCGGCCGGCACACCCGGATCAAGGGCCTGGAGCACGTCGACAAGCTGGTGCAGGTCGACCAGTCGCCGATCGGCCGCACGCCGCGCTCGAACGCCGCGACCTACACCGGCGTGTTCGACCACATCCGCAAGCTGTTCGCGGCGACCACCGAGGCGAAGGTGCGCGGCTACCAGCCGGGGCGGTTCTCGTTCAACGTCAAGGGCGGGCGCTGCGAGGCGTGCGCGGGCGACGGCACGATCAAGATCGAGATGAACTTCCTGCCGGACGTGTACGTGCCGTGCGAGGTGTGCAAGGGCGCCCGGTACAACCGGGAGACCCTGGAGGTGCACTACAAGGGGAAGACGATCTCCGAGGTGCTGGACATGCCGATCGAGGAGGCGGCCGGGTTCTTCGAGCCCATCAACGCCATCCACCGCCACCTGCGCACACTGGTGGACGTGGGCCTGGGCTACGTGCGGCTGGGCCAGCCCGCGCCGACGTTGTCCGGCGGCGAGGCGCAGCGCGTGAAGCTGGCGTCGGAACTGCAGAAGCGGTCGACCGGCAAGACCGTGTACATCCTCGACGAGCCCACGACGGGCCTGCACTTCGAGGACATCCGCAAGCTGCTCGGCGTGATCAACGGCCTGGTGGACAAGGGCAACACGGTGATCGTGATCGAGCACAACCTGGACGTGATCAAGACGTCCGACTGGTTGGTCGACATGGGGCCGGAGGGTGGCTCGGGCGGCGGCATGGTCGTCGCCGAGGGCACGCCCGAGGACGTGGCCGGGGTCGGGTCCAGCCACACCGGACAGTTCCTGCGCGAGGTGCTGGCCTGA
- a CDS encoding polyketide cyclase: protein MLADLARYPLWWREVRAAEQVGERAARLRCRSLLPYDLVFETHHDTRDRVAGVLKARLVGDLDGTAAWRIRPSGTGTLLRYEQEVTVTKPLLRRLALVARPALVANHGLMMRSGNRGLRTYLAGYQAGRRP, encoded by the coding sequence GTGCTCGCCGACCTGGCCCGCTACCCCCTGTGGTGGCGGGAGGTCCGGGCGGCCGAACAGGTGGGGGAGCGGGCGGCACGGCTGCGCTGCCGTTCGCTGTTGCCGTACGACCTGGTGTTCGAGACCCACCACGACACCCGGGACCGGGTGGCGGGCGTGCTGAAGGCCCGGCTGGTCGGCGATCTCGACGGCACCGCAGCCTGGCGGATCCGCCCGTCCGGCACGGGCACGCTCCTGCGCTACGAGCAGGAGGTCACCGTGACCAAGCCCCTGCTCCGCCGCCTGGCGCTGGTGGCCCGCCCCGCCCTCGTGGCCAACCACGGGCTCATGATGCGCAGCGGCAACCGCGGCCTGCGCACCTACCTGGCCGGCTACCAGGCCGGCCGCCGCCCCTGA
- a CDS encoding GntP family permease, which yields MIDWLQHSTGGLLTLSGVGIAVLLVLIIRLRVEPFIALLVVGLLVALAAGLPVEALVGSAQKASDSLVEKGFGGILGHVAVIVGLGTLLGSILEASGGAQVLTRTLLRAFGERRAPLAMGLAGLVFGVPVFFDIGIFVLAPLVYVAAKRGGRSIVLYALPLLAGLSVMHAFMPPHPGPVAAAGLLHVGLGWIIVMALAVAIPSWFVGGVLFSAWIGKRVVVPVPEEMLAAAEKARGDRDEPPLSLVLGIIAVPLVLILSGTFGSVLLAKGSTPLGVFAFLGTPAVALTISVLLAFWLLGFRRGMDRAQVAELSAASLRPVAMILLVVGAGGFFGAVLAATGVGKALAGSLADLGLPVIALSYVISCGLRIAQGSATVAIVTTTGIVAPVVADLDYSQPRLALVVMAIAAGSIIASHVNDGGFWIVSRYFGLSVKETLRTWTVLETILSVVGFVVTALLSLVVT from the coding sequence GTGATCGACTGGCTCCAGCACTCGACGGGCGGCCTGCTCACCCTGTCCGGGGTGGGCATCGCCGTCCTGCTGGTGCTGATCATCCGGCTGCGGGTCGAGCCGTTCATCGCGCTGCTCGTGGTCGGGTTGCTGGTGGCGCTGGCCGCCGGGCTGCCCGTGGAGGCCCTGGTCGGGTCGGCGCAGAAGGCGTCGGACTCGTTGGTGGAGAAGGGGTTCGGCGGCATCCTCGGCCACGTCGCCGTGATCGTCGGCCTGGGCACGCTGCTCGGCTCGATCCTGGAGGCGTCCGGCGGCGCGCAGGTGCTGACGCGGACGTTGCTGCGGGCGTTCGGCGAACGGCGTGCGCCCCTGGCGATGGGCCTGGCCGGTCTGGTGTTCGGCGTGCCGGTGTTCTTCGACATCGGCATCTTCGTGCTCGCGCCGCTGGTGTACGTGGCGGCCAAGCGCGGCGGGCGGTCGATCGTGCTGTACGCGTTGCCGCTGCTGGCCGGGTTGTCCGTGATGCACGCGTTCATGCCGCCGCACCCCGGACCGGTCGCCGCCGCCGGACTGCTGCACGTGGGGCTGGGCTGGATCATCGTGATGGCACTGGCCGTGGCGATCCCGTCCTGGTTCGTGGGCGGTGTGCTGTTCTCGGCGTGGATCGGCAAGCGCGTCGTCGTGCCGGTGCCCGAGGAGATGCTCGCGGCGGCCGAGAAGGCGCGCGGCGACCGGGACGAGCCGCCGTTGTCGCTGGTGCTGGGGATCATCGCGGTGCCGCTGGTGCTGATCCTGTCCGGCACGTTCGGGTCCGTGCTGTTGGCCAAGGGGTCGACACCGCTGGGGGTGTTCGCGTTCCTGGGTACGCCGGCCGTGGCGTTGACGATCTCCGTGCTCCTGGCGTTCTGGCTGTTGGGTTTCCGACGCGGCATGGACCGGGCGCAGGTGGCCGAGCTGTCGGCCGCGTCGCTGCGGCCGGTGGCGATGATCCTGCTCGTGGTCGGCGCGGGCGGGTTCTTCGGCGCCGTGCTGGCCGCGACCGGGGTGGGCAAGGCGCTCGCCGGGTCGCTGGCCGACCTCGGACTGCCGGTGATCGCGCTGTCGTACGTGATCAGCTGCGGGCTGCGGATCGCGCAGGGGTCCGCGACCGTGGCGATCGTGACGACGACGGGCATCGTGGCGCCGGTGGTCGCGGACCTCGACTACAGCCAGCCGCGACTGGCGTTGGTGGTCATGGCGATCGCGGCCGGGTCGATCATCGCCTCGCACGTGAACGACGGCGGGTTCTGGATCGTGTCGCGGTACTTCGGGTTGTCGGTGAAGGAAACGCTGCGCACGTGGACCGTGCTGGAGACGATCCTTTCGGTGGTGGGCTTCGTCGTGACGGCTCTGCTGAGCCTGGTCGTGACATAG
- a CDS encoding N-acyl-D-amino-acid deacylase family protein produces the protein MDIVFNGALVVDGTGATGRRADVGVHDGRIADIGPRLSGRRTVDADGLVLAPGFIDMHSHSDLQLLAAPEHLAKVSQGVTTEVLGQDGLSYAPVDDAVLAALRAQLAGWNDDPAGFDWDWRSVGDYLDRLDRGIAVNAAYLVPQGTLRMLCVGWEDRPATPSELDRMREVLAASLHEGAVGLSSGLTYTPGMYAPHAELVELCRVTGRLGGFYSPHHRSYGAGALEAYAEMVEVSRSSGCPLHLAHATMNFEVNRGRAGELLTLLDDAIEAGADISLDTYPYLPGATYLSALLPSWASEGGPEATLARLSDVDTRELIRREIEETGSDGCHGVPVDWATIEINGVRRAENSHLVGHSVAASARAAGRPPADLYFEVLTSERLGTSCLMHVGHEENVRLIMKHPAHTGGSDGLLVGDRPHPRAWGTFPRYLARYVRELGVLGLEECVAHLTGRAARRLRLPDRGLVRTGYAADLVLFDPDTVADTATFEQPRQAATGIPYVLVNGVPVIDDGRRTDALPGHSLRNPGRPA, from the coding sequence CCGGATCGCCGACATCGGTCCACGCCTGTCCGGCAGGCGCACCGTGGACGCGGACGGACTCGTGCTCGCACCCGGGTTCATCGACATGCACTCGCACTCCGACCTGCAACTGCTGGCCGCCCCCGAGCACCTGGCCAAGGTCTCCCAGGGCGTGACCACCGAGGTGCTGGGCCAGGACGGGCTGTCCTACGCGCCGGTGGACGACGCGGTGCTCGCGGCGTTGCGCGCGCAGCTCGCCGGGTGGAACGACGACCCCGCGGGCTTCGACTGGGACTGGCGGTCGGTCGGCGACTACCTGGACCGGTTGGACCGGGGCATCGCGGTCAACGCGGCGTACCTCGTGCCGCAGGGCACGTTGCGGATGCTGTGCGTGGGCTGGGAGGACCGCCCGGCCACACCGTCCGAACTGGACCGGATGCGCGAGGTCCTGGCGGCGTCCCTGCACGAGGGCGCGGTCGGCTTGTCGTCCGGGTTGACCTACACGCCGGGCATGTACGCGCCGCACGCCGAACTCGTCGAGCTGTGCCGGGTGACCGGGCGGCTCGGCGGGTTCTACAGCCCGCACCACCGCAGCTACGGCGCGGGCGCGCTGGAGGCGTACGCGGAGATGGTGGAGGTCTCGCGCTCCTCCGGCTGCCCGCTGCACCTGGCGCACGCCACGATGAACTTCGAGGTCAACCGGGGTCGGGCGGGCGAGTTGCTGACGTTGCTCGACGACGCGATCGAGGCGGGCGCGGACATCAGCCTCGACACCTACCCGTACCTGCCGGGCGCCACGTACCTGTCCGCGCTGCTGCCGAGCTGGGCGTCCGAGGGCGGCCCGGAAGCCACCCTGGCCCGACTGTCCGATGTGGACACCCGAGAGCTGATCCGCCGGGAGATCGAGGAGACCGGCTCCGACGGCTGCCACGGCGTGCCCGTCGACTGGGCCACGATCGAGATCAACGGTGTGCGACGGGCGGAGAACTCACACCTGGTCGGGCACAGCGTCGCCGCGTCCGCGCGAGCCGCGGGCAGACCACCGGCCGACCTGTACTTCGAGGTGCTGACGTCGGAACGCCTGGGTACGTCGTGCCTCATGCACGTGGGGCACGAGGAGAACGTCCGGCTGATCATGAAGCACCCGGCGCACACCGGGGGCAGCGACGGACTGCTGGTCGGCGACCGGCCGCACCCGCGCGCGTGGGGCACGTTCCCCCGCTACCTCGCGCGGTACGTGCGCGAACTCGGCGTGCTGGGCCTGGAGGAGTGCGTCGCGCACCTGACCGGACGGGCCGCGCGCCGGCTGCGCCTGCCCGACCGGGGCCTGGTGCGCACCGGGTACGCGGCCGACCTCGTGCTGTTCGACCCGGACACGGTCGCCGACACCGCGACGTTCGAACAGCCACGGCAGGCCGCGACCGGCATCCCGTACGTGCTGGTCAACGGCGTGCCGGTGATCGACGACGGCCGCCGCACGGACGCGTTGCCCGGACACTCCCTGCGCAACCCGGGGAGGCCGGCGTGA